The Bos indicus x Bos taurus breed Angus x Brahman F1 hybrid chromosome 3, Bos_hybrid_MaternalHap_v2.0, whole genome shotgun sequence genome includes a window with the following:
- the SIKE1 gene encoding suppressor of IKBKE 1 isoform X1, translated as MSCTIEKILTDAKTLLERLREHDAAAESLVDQSAALHRRVAAMREAGTALPDQVRQRYQEDASDIKDMSKYKPHILLSQENTQIRDLQQENRELWVSLEEHQDALELIMSKYRKQMLQLMVAKKAADAEPVLKAHQSHSAEIENQIDRICEMGEVMRKAVQMDDDQFCKIQEKLAQLELENKELRELLSISSESLQVRKESSVDTASQGIK; from the exons ATGAGCTGCACCATCGAGAAGATTCTGACAGACGCTAAGACTCTACTGGAGAGGCTGAGGGAGCACGATGCGGCTGCCGAGTCACTAGTGGATCAGTCGGCGGCTCTGCACCGGCGGGTAGCCGCTATGCGGGAGGCGGGGACAGCGCTTCCGGACCAGGTCAGGCAGAGG TATCAAGAGGATGCATCCGATATAAAGGACATGTCCAAATACAAACCTCACATTCTGCTGTCCCAAGAGAATACACAGATTAGAGACTTGCAGCAGGAAAACAGAG AGCTATGGGTTTCCCTGGAGGAACACCAGGATGCTTTGGAACTCATCATGAGCAAATACCGAAAACAGATGTTACAATTAATGGTTGCTAAAAAAGCAGCGGATGCTGAACCGGTCCTGAAAGCTCACCAGTCTCACTCTGCA GAAATTGAGAATCAGATTGACagaatctgtgaaatgggagaagTGATGAGGAAAGCAGTTCAAATGGATGATGACCAATTTTGTAAGATTCAGGAAAAACTAGCGCAATTAGAG cttgAAAATAAGGAACTTCGAGAATTATTGTCCATCAGCAGTGAGTCTCTTCAGGTCAGGAAGGAAAGCTCAGTGGACACTGCTTCCCAAGGCATCAAATAA
- the SIKE1 gene encoding suppressor of IKBKE 1 isoform X2: MSCTIEKILTDAKTLLERLREHDAAAESLVDQSAALHRRVAAMREAGTALPDQYQEDASDIKDMSKYKPHILLSQENTQIRDLQQENRELWVSLEEHQDALELIMSKYRKQMLQLMVAKKAADAEPVLKAHQSHSAEIENQIDRICEMGEVMRKAVQMDDDQFCKIQEKLAQLELENKELRELLSISSESLQVRKESSVDTASQGIK, from the exons ATGAGCTGCACCATCGAGAAGATTCTGACAGACGCTAAGACTCTACTGGAGAGGCTGAGGGAGCACGATGCGGCTGCCGAGTCACTAGTGGATCAGTCGGCGGCTCTGCACCGGCGGGTAGCCGCTATGCGGGAGGCGGGGACAGCGCTTCCGGACCAG TATCAAGAGGATGCATCCGATATAAAGGACATGTCCAAATACAAACCTCACATTCTGCTGTCCCAAGAGAATACACAGATTAGAGACTTGCAGCAGGAAAACAGAG AGCTATGGGTTTCCCTGGAGGAACACCAGGATGCTTTGGAACTCATCATGAGCAAATACCGAAAACAGATGTTACAATTAATGGTTGCTAAAAAAGCAGCGGATGCTGAACCGGTCCTGAAAGCTCACCAGTCTCACTCTGCA GAAATTGAGAATCAGATTGACagaatctgtgaaatgggagaagTGATGAGGAAAGCAGTTCAAATGGATGATGACCAATTTTGTAAGATTCAGGAAAAACTAGCGCAATTAGAG cttgAAAATAAGGAACTTCGAGAATTATTGTCCATCAGCAGTGAGTCTCTTCAGGTCAGGAAGGAAAGCTCAGTGGACACTGCTTCCCAAGGCATCAAATAA